In Topomyia yanbarensis strain Yona2022 chromosome 2, ASM3024719v1, whole genome shotgun sequence, one DNA window encodes the following:
- the LOC131678833 gene encoding uncharacterized protein LOC131678833 gives MFTKQLLFWLLLSGVTFMCCAGFGGSGGRSGGSLYKYGDVTAANSGSAGSYSRIPPQRFYMPAGLGNPDDPNRHLSTTPSQQSTTAPKTSRISAWGIISIVMFVIMIGAGAYWGFICFPLFCKKERNYNMMMNMSSATTATPTRSTEFEKLENYCAKSTTSSRSNDTGISNI, from the exons ATGTTCACCAAACAACTCCTTTTCTGGTTGCTGCTTAGCGGAG TTACTTTTATGTGCTGTGCCGGATTCGGTGGTTCAGGCGGCCGATCCGGCGGTAGTCTCTACAAGTATGGTGACGTAACAGCTGCAAATAGTGGTTCCGCCGGTAGCTACTCACGGATACCTCCACAGCGGTTCTACATGCCAGCAGGACTTGGGAACCCCGACGATCCGAATCGACACCTATCGACGACCCCCAGTCAGCAATCGACAACTGCCCCAAAGACAAGCCGTATCTCCGCGTGGGGAATCATTTCGATCGTGATGTTTGTGATCATGATCGGAGCCGGAGCCTACTGGGGTTTTATCTGCTTTCCTTTGTTCTGTAAAAAGGAACGAAACTACAACATGATGATGAATATGTCGTCCGCTACAACCGCCACTCCTACCCGATCGACCGAGTTCGAGAAGCTGGAAAATTACTGCGCCAAATCAACTACATCGAGTCGAAGCAACGACACCGGTATCAGCAACATTTGA